The Porites lutea chromosome 11, jaPorLute2.1, whole genome shotgun sequence genome includes a region encoding these proteins:
- the LOC140952739 gene encoding antimicrobial peptide damicornin-like, translating into MTSVKVLLFLFGSMLILIQFHKSSAASLVENLDAEDETLDDKEGVTKKDETFDVTDFEAKDDLNGLEDVDKRRACANLGSRRFCRMFMGFCRRNNSKGRIMRSKCMFSCQLC; encoded by the exons ATGACTTCTGTGAAAGTGTTACTGTTTCTTTTTGGTTCTATGTTGATATTAATACAGTTCCACAAATCATCAGCAGCTTCACTGGTCGAGAACCTCGATG CAGAAGATGAAACTCTTGACGACAAAGAAGGAGTGACAAAGAAAGATGAAACCTTTGATGTAACAGACTTCGAGGCTAAGGATGATTTAAATGGACTTGAAGACGTGGATAAAAGAAGAG CATGTGCCAATCTTGGAAGCAGGAGGTTTTGCAGAATGTTCATGGGGTTCTGTAGAAGAAATAATTCAAAAGGGAGGATAATGAGATCAAAATGCATGTTCAGCTGTCAGCTTTGCTGA
- the LOC140951664 gene encoding antimicrobial peptide damicornin-like, translated as MDATKTLLVFLVFALAMRFEAEAGPVASDLSLSEYDEELVAPLDRRGSPEGCHNANSEAFCKRFKSYCVPGNRNFNYLKEKCAWTCGCK; from the exons ATGGATGCTACAAAAACGCTTTTAGTTTTTCTTGTATTCGCTCTGGCGATGCGATTTGAGGCTGAAGCCGGTCCTGTCGCCTCTGACCTGTCTTTAA GCGAATATGACGAAGAGCTTGTGGCGCCTCTTGATCGCCGTGGATCTCCCGAAG GGTGCCATAACGCCAATTCAGAGGCTTTTTGCAAAAGGTTCAAGAGTTATTGTGTACCTGGAAATCGCAATTTCAATTACTTGAAAGAGAAGTGTGCATGGACATGCGGCTGTAAATGA